The proteins below are encoded in one region of Callospermophilus lateralis isolate mCalLat2 chromosome 9, mCalLat2.hap1, whole genome shotgun sequence:
- the Vil1 gene encoding villin-1 has protein sequence MTNLSAQVKGSLNITTPGVQIWRIEAMQMVPVPSSTYGSFFDGDCYVLLAIHKTGSSLSYDIHYWIGKDSSQDEQGAAAIYTTQMDDFLKGRAVQHREVQGNESEAFRGYFKQGLIIRKGGVASGMKHVETNSHDVQRLLHVKGKRNVVAGEVEMSWKSFNRGDVFLLDLGKLIIQWNGPESNRMERLRGMTLAKEIRDQERGGRSYVGVVDGENESATPQLMEVMNHVLGQRRELKAAVPDTVVEPALKAALKLYHVSDSEGKLVVREVATRPLTQDLLSHEDCYILDQGGLKIYVWKGKSANAEEKKGAMNQALNFIKAKQYPPSTQVEVQNDGAESAVFQQLFQKWTVPNKSSGLGKTYTLGSVAKVEQVKFDATSMHVQPQVAAQQKMVDDGSGEVQVWRIEDLELVPVDSKWLGHFYGGDCYLLLYTYLIGEKQHYLLYIWQGSQASQDEIAASAYQAVILDQKYNDEPVQIRVPMGKEPPHLMSIFKGRMVVYQGGTSRANNLEPVPSTRLFQVRGTTANNTKAFEVPARATSLNSNDVFILKTPSCCYLWCGKGCSGDEREMAKMVADTISRTEKQVVVEGQEPANFWMALGGKAPYANTKRLQEETLAITPRLFECSNQTGRFLATEIPDFNQDDLEEDDVFLLDVWDQVFFWIGKHANEEEKKAAAVTVQEYLKTHPSGRDPETPIIVVKQGHEPPTFTGWFLAWDPFKWSNTKSYEDLKAELANSGDWSQITAEVTSPKLDMFNANTSLSSGPLPIFPLEQLVNKPVEELPEGVDPSRKEEHLSIDDFTKALGMTPAAFSALPRWKQQNLKKEKGLF, from the exons ATACACAAGACAGGCAGCAGCCTGTCCTATGACATCCACTACTGGATTGGCAAGGACTCCTCTCAGGATGAGCAGGGGGCGGCTGCCATCTACACGACGCAGATGGATGACTTCCTGAAGGGCCGGGCTGTCCAGCACCGTGAGGTCCAGGGCAACGAGAGCGAGGCCTTCCGAGGCTACTTCAAGCAGGGCCTTAT AATCCGGAAAGGGGGTGTGGCTTCTGGCATGAAGCACGTGGAGACCAACTCCCATGATGTCCAGCGGCTGCTGCATGTCAAGGGCAAGAGGAACGTGGTGGCCGGAGAG GTGGAGATGTCTTGGAAAAGTTTCAACCGAGGTGATGTTTTCCTCCTGGACCTTGGAAAGCTTATCATCCAGTGGAATGGGCCAGAGAGTAACCGCATGGAGAGACTCAGG GGCATGACCCTAGCCAAGGAGATCCGAGACCAGGAGCGGGGCGGGCGCAGCTATGTGGGCGTGGTGGACGGGGAGAACGAGTCAGCCACCCCGCAGCTGATGGAGGTGATGAACCATGTGCTGGGCCAGCGCAGGGAGCTGAAGGCAGCTGTGCCCGACACGGTGGTGGAGCCGGCACTCAAGGCGGCCCTCAAGTTGTACCA TGTGTCTGACTCAGAGGGAAAACTGGTGGTTCGGGAGGTTGCCACTCGGCCACTCACACAGGACCTGCTAAGCCATGAG GACTGTTATATCCTGGACCAGGGGGGCCTGAAGATCTACGTGTGGAAAGGGAAATCTGCCAATGCAGAGGAGAAGAAGGGCGCCATGAACCAGGCCCTG AACTTCATCAAAGCCAAGCAGTACCCACCAAGCACTCAGGTGGAGGTGCAGAATGATGGGGCCGAGTCAGCCGTCTTCCAGCAGCTCTTCCAGAAGTGGACAGTGCCCAACAAGAGCTCAGGCCTGGGCAAAACCTACACCTTGGGCTCCGTGG CCAAAGTGGAGCAGGTGAAGTTTGATGCCACATCCATGCACGTGCAGCCTCAGGTGGCCGCCCAGCAGAAAATGGTGGATGACGGGAGCGGGGAGGTGCAG GTGTGGCGCATTGAAGACCTTGAGCTGGTGCCCGTGGATTCCAAGTGGTTAGGCCACTTCTATGGGGGAGACTGCTACCTGCTGCTCTACACTTACCTCATCGGCGAGAAGCAGCACTACCTGCTCTACATCTGGCAG GGCAGCCAGGCCAGCCAGGATGAAATCGCAGCCTCAGCCTATCAAGCTGTCATCTTGGACCAGAAGTATAATGATGAGCCGGTCCAGATCCGGGTCCCGATGGGCAAGGAGCCGCCCCACCTCATGTCCATCTTCAAGGGACGCATGGTGGTCTACCAG GGAGGCACCTCCCGGGCCAACAACTTGGAGCCTGTACCCTCCACGAGGTTGTTCCAGGTCCGGGGAACCACCGCCAACAACACCAAGGCCTTTGAGGTCCCAGCCCGGGCCACCTCCCTCAACTCCAATGATGTCTTCATCCTGAAGACCCCATCCTGTTGCTATCTGTGGTGTGGAAAG GGCTGCAGTGGGGATGAACGGGAGATGGCCAAGATGGTTGCTGACACCATTTCCCGGACGGAGAAGCAAGTGGTGGTAGAAGGGCAAGAACCAGCTAACTTCTGGATGGCCTTGGGTGGGAAGGCACCCTATGCCAATACCAAGAG ACTGCAGGAGGAAACCTTGGCCATCACCCCCCGGCTCTTTGAATGCTCCAACCAGACTGGGCGCTTCCTGGCCACGGAGATCCCAGACTTCAATCAGGACGACTTGGAGGAAGATGATGTGTTCCTCCTGGATGTCTGGGACCAG GTCTTCTTCTGGATAGGGAAGCATGCCaacgaggaggagaagaaggccgCGGCCGTCACCGTGCAAGAGTACCTCAAGACCCATCCCAGTGGCCGCGACCCCGAGACCCCCATCATTGTGGTGAAGCAGGGACATGAGCCCCCCACCTTCACAGGCTGGTTCCTGGCGTGGGATCCCTTCAAGTGGAGT AATACCAAATCCTATGAggacctgaaggcagagcttgcgAACTCTGGGGACTGGAGCCAGATCACTGCT GAGGTCACAAGCCCCAAATTGGACATGTTCAATGCCAACACCAGCCTCAGTTCTGGACCACTGCCCATCTTTCCCCTGGAACAGCTGGTGAACAAGCCTGTGGAGGAGCTCCCTGAAGGTGTGGACCCCAGCAGGAAGGAG GAGCACCTGTCCATTGATGACTTCACCAAGGCCCTGGGGATGACACCAGCTGCATTCTCTGCCCTGCCTCGATGGAAGCAACAAAAcctcaagaaagaaaaaggacTATTTTGA